A single window of Bacilli bacterium DNA harbors:
- a CDS encoding ABC transporter substrate-binding protein — protein sequence MRTKQGLNILLIGLLVLALLAAAGCAGKTKEEGSDAPKGNASSPTPQATDANQNELTDVKVVLDWTPNTNHTGLYVAKEKGFFAEHGLNVDIIPPGDAGADAMVAAGQAEFGVSYQESVTQARIQGVPLVSIAAII from the coding sequence ATGAGAACCAAACAGGGCCTGAACATATTGCTGATCGGGCTACTCGTTTTAGCGCTGCTTGCCGCAGCCGGTTGCGCAGGCAAAACAAAGGAGGAAGGAAGCGATGCGCCCAAGGGCAACGCAAGCAGCCCGACGCCGCAAGCGACCGACGCGAATCAAAATGAGCTGACCGATGTGAAAGTGGTGCTGGATTGGACCCCGAACACGAACCATACCGGTCTTTATGTCGCCAAGGAAAAAGGCTTTTTCGCCGAGCATGGACTGAATGTGGATATCATTCCTCCGGGCGATGCCGGAGCCGACGCCATGGTTGCCGCCGGTCAAGCCGAATTTGGCGTCAGCTATCAGGAGAGCGTTACGCAAGCGCGCATTCAAGGCGTTCCGCTAGTATCGATTGCGGCAATTATCC